The stretch of DNA GTTCATGAAATACAAGACATTTTGCTGTCGTGAACGAGCATTGATTGAACATCTGCTTCTGAAGATGAAACATGGAACGGAATCATTAACACACAAAATTTAGTATAAATACTAGattctttatttaaatattgtacatattttgaaacatatttacacaaatTAGACCTGCATTGTTACACTATATACACTGTCTTTCACATGCACGGACATTGCTTGCTGGAGAAAGGATGTTCACACCATACAGACTGCAGAAGCACCGTTTAGAGAGACTTTATAGGAGGTTACAAACGGGGCAGACTTCATTAACATCAAACACGGGGCAACGAGGGGGAGACGAGACACAAGCTTGCAATGACAGGGAAGGCCTCTTGATTACAGGTCAAGCTATTTGTTAAGGCTGAAACTGtactcgcgctctctctctcactcacacacacacacacacacacacctttttaaCTTCACAGCACCATAACCCACGTCACCACCCCTCCTTCTGCATATAGGTTACATCTCTTTGTCAAATGTACCGCTATCTTTAAAGTAAATACAAGTGTGAAAACAGTGCCAACAGCTAAGACGGAAAAAACACGGAGCAGACAGAATAGGACAGATCATTTTCAACACGATAAATATGAGTTTATGTCAAATGTGGTCATTTGTTGCACTGCTGAACCATCACATATATGGATTGTTTGCAGCATCCTGATTTCTAATGCAAGACACATGCAGAACCAGTGGATTCAACTATGGCAGCGACTTCGAGAATTTCTACCACGACGATTAAAagaacaacacagtgaaaattgTGGTCTCCACCATCAGAATGTTTTCTTCACAGCAGAGCATACAGAGCAGTGCCCTAATCATGCATTTATATATGGCTTTCCTTCTTTGGTTTATGAACCTGTCGAATACTTTGATCGAGATAACAACACACATAACTTAAATCCCAAAATATGATACAACCTTTATTCTCAAACAAACTTCGGCATAGAAAAGGTATTCTAATTACCCTCTGAACATTTCCACCCACACTTCTTGCCATCACACGAGACTAAGACCATGAGGAATTTACAGTATTGCAGTATGATGTTCATAACAACAAAGCataatgacaaacacaaagaaaatgtgtctttggTGCAACTACTTTCAAAAGACAATGTCCAAACCAATCGGGGAAACTGTTAGACAAACCGACAGACTATAATAATTGTAATTGgatgaaaacatacacacacgcacacacaaaaacttcGTCAAGTCATATACAGACATCTGAATAACAAAAGAGAAGcagctaaaaacaaaatgtggagGGAAATAAGGAAtcggagaaataaaaacatctcactcacacactcactctttaAGATTGGTGGATCTTTGTCATCCATCACACAAACTTCATAGACACTCAGCAGACACTtcaaacttttactttttaaaactaaataatataaaaaaatattttcttttaaattcatgcCTGACCTATCATTGCAATTGTAAGCATTCCCAGATGCTAGTTTTAGCTTTGTGAGATAACAAATATTAACATTGAATACAACAAATATTCCAACAACGACCCCTCACATCTataccacacacatacacacttacatttttttttaaaaaacatcctTCCTACCACACAACTGTAGCAAATCAATCTCAGCAAATATATTCTTGTTCATTTCAGCAAGTGGAAGTGTAGGATTGATAAAGATCACTTCAAGATTAACATCTATacaagaaaatatacatttatgaatGCATGTGTACCTCTTCCACAACAGTAACCAAATCATTTTGCTTTAACAAAcgaaagcaaaaacaacagacatgGCCAGAACGTAgccctgaaaacacagaaatatttaCAACTCATCCGGATGTGCGTGCTGACAGATCCGTCAGACAGGAGACCAAACCCGATAAACCTTCGCATTTGAGCTCAAAAAGGTTTTACTGTTTCtctctagttttttttatctgaccaAATTACTCTTACGTGGTTAAAACATTCCCCAAAACCATCTCTTAGATTTCATTCTCCATTAGGACCCCTCTGCTCCCAACATCAGCCTCCTCAGTCCATCTGTATGGTTTGTTCAGAAACGTCTACAACATGGAGCTGACTCACAACGAGAACAACAGACAGATTAGTCACAACTCTTTAACAATCCAAAACCATGGCTTACTCCTCTTATAATATCACTTTTTAGTCACGGGTTACCAGATATTAAAACCCCTAGTTAGTCCAAGCTATTGTGTTGATGCCACACAATGAGACATCGTTCCTCAACCCATTGTACTGGGCTCCTCCTGCATCATGATCAACATGAGAATGTCCTAGCTGCCTGCTTCTTCTTAACCGCTCGagcaccaaaaaacaaaacagaagaagaaaacaaaatgttacacGTGTGGACGTCAGTCCTGCAGCAAGGAGTGTGTCGTGTTGGTGGGCCTCTCCGATTGGCCCAACGGACACAGTGCATTTTGGGCCGTAGGTGGAAGACTCAGGCAGATGGGAAGCAGggatcagcccccccccctccctgaggactgtacacacacttttAGTCTGTATATTCAGCCACAATAGACAGCAGCACCGTGATATCATCTGGCTTCCCTCctgcagaaaaagacaaacggCGTGAAGACTCAAAAagacttaaaaacaaatacattcctATTGCTATGTATGATGACTTTTATAATAACATATCTACTTAAAACATGTGTAGtaccaaaccaaacactgggAATTCTGGTCTTACagcttttaaaaacatctgaaatatACGTGCTGTGTTAAACATAGTGTTTACGAAACAAAGACGCAGCATCCGAGCAGAGTTTACTCACCTCTTACATTCAGACCATTGTCACAGGCAAACTGTGCAAAAGGAGACATATAGTTTGGGTCGTATGCAAGGTCATGAGCTTGCTTTGCAATGCTCTGTGCAGTCTGCAGGATGCTGTCATAGTTGGTAGTCTGAatgaggaaaatacaaaaaaaacaacaacattgaaatGTGATTCTACACATATATAATGTGAATATTATACTTGTATAGTCTCAGAGGGGCTACCTTGAGTTTTTTCAGCTCCTGTAGAATCATGTAGTCCGGCATGTTGTCAAAGAGGCCGTCGCTTGCCGTGAGGATGATGTCACCAAGCTGCACGTCGAAGGAGGAGCTATCGGCTGCTTCAGGACtagaggaaaaggggggggggggggggggggatcaaatTCAGTCACAAGTGAAACCAGCATGTGACGCGTGAGCTGTGGTCAACAGTTTCCAGTATGGAATTACGCAGGCCAGAATTAAGCAGGACTGCCAAACTTAACGGTGGACACGGCATTGGTGTTTAATCTGACAGCTCACTGTGTGTCCTTAAAAGACACAGAGCGGCCCGCTCTTGCTTGCTGGTGCCTAAACCAAGACTAGAGTTTTATTTCAAAGGACACATAAACATCTTCCTTGGTCTGGAGGGCCTTTATTTTAAGGTGACATAACACAGAAGTTTACTAGTTGAACTTTATCTCACACCAGAGGAATAAGATTAGAGGGGGGGCCTTGAGAAGGCTCTAAATGGATTACAAAAGATTTATCCCTTGTTAATAAGTCTTCTATTGTAAGAATCAAAATTGTGACACCTATCTGGTGTAGCCTGGCAAGTCTGTAATGTGAGATGCTCTGTAATAACATTCTAGGTAGTGCTAATGCATATTTTGTCGAGGTAGTTGTCTGAAGGCAGCAAGAAACGCATTTCTCAAAGATAACATGTATAAATAGGGACTTGTATTGCTGCCACACAGTAGAATCACCCAGCCTGTGTGGAATATACGTATTCACACAGGTCAGGATGCATGAAGGAAATGCACATAATCTACACGTTTCAAAGaagctgacagaaaaacaaggaaagtACAAAACAATACGTCCTCTCTATCTTTGTCTTCCccttgtgtgtgtcactgcaccATCAGTACCAACAACTGTCATCACCCACAACACATTGCTTGGAGAATAACAGTAACTTATAATGGTGTGCTTAAAGAACATGATGTTCTCACACCAGTAAAAACAAGATGACGTGACAAGCATGCAAATCACACTGCCATTTCTAACTCAAACTATACACTCCCCAAATGCTTACATTTCCTGATAGTTATATGTTCTTGTGCACACAAATGTACATGTGTTGTTGAACGCTGCATTTTATTAAGCCGAGATGAAAGCTATGATGGCATGTTTATGGTAGATACAGCGCCTTTGGCAGCAAGCGTGTGTACACCTTCACACACTGTGGGGTGTTACGCAGAACAGCTCACACTTGTTTGTTCTTCAAACACTTCCTTCTGTAGctacatttcatttctgttctcTGAATTCCTCTCATGTGACTTGCAATGGCGTACCCGACCGTGAGTTACTGACCTGTCACTGAGCACCACCCCTTCGGAGCCAGGAGGAGCGATGGACAGCTGGAAGGGTGTGTTAAAATAGTGCTGCTGCTCGTCCGAGCGATGGACCACCTCTCCTCCCCGAACAACCAGGAAGCCTGAATCACCAAGGTTACACGTGTGGAGCCGGTGACTCCGTCGATCAAGAACCACAATACAGGCTGTGCTGCTCCCTGCGAACaagaggagagtggaggagaaatgTATGTCAATTTGAGGACACCCTGGCACCACAATGgaaattcaaacatttctaGTTTGGAcagatatgaaaaaagaaaaagaaaagcagaggtTGGATGTGTCAAGAGGGGTAGAATGCTGTCCAACCAGTATATCACTGTCTATGTTTGCACTTTCCTTGTGAATGTGAAGCTTCCATCGTGAGTAggtgagagaaaagggaaaagaacagcaacacaaacattcattgCTTGTCTCAAATCCCCAGAGACTGCAGCCAACAGTCCTAATAACCTTGAGCATGGAAGGTTAAACCCAGACCGTGCCACCGCtccccaaaaataaaagtaggCCATTTGATAAACATAGTGACAAGGGGAGGAGGTTAACACTTGGCGTCTGCCCTGGCTGAGGGTCAGAGATACTGCGTTTCAGGAGAAATGTGACCTTGGTCACGTTTGATACGGCCAAGCATTTTTAAATCGGTTCAGCCCCTCCAACAGTGTCCATTACAGACGCGCTCCTGACCTTTTTGGAGGCCTCTGGTATGAGGCAAAATGTTCACCCAACGCAAAAGGAAAATTGTTGAGCCCCATAAGGTCACTGAGTCTCAACTTTCAATTGCTGgcataacaaaaacacagcccAGTCAAGTTGGTTAGAAGGTTACCTCATGGGTAATACATCACGCAGGAGGATGCAAGTTATAGCCTATAAATCTATGATATAGTACCCACGTTACTAAATATATGAATACCACACAAAATACTAACTTGATGTAGTTCTGTGCCtagacaaatgtaaaaaaacaaaacaacaacactcccATCCGTAATATTTTTTAGTGGAAAAAAGTGCCATGCAAACGTCCCCTCTTGGCTGATTCATCCAGTAGTCGTGTTATTTATTTCTCAAAGGGTTGCTGTTCACAAAAGAGGCGTGACTCACTACAATGCGGACCGTCTGTACACCACGATGTGTCACCGTTGTGTACTCACCCAGCAGGGGAACTTTGTTCTGCAGAAGTTCATAGTAGCCAGAGGTCAGGATGCCCACTGGGTAAGTGGGCGTGAAGCGTCCCTCCTTCACCAGTCGCTCACAGGTTCTCATTAAGGTGGCGGAGAACTGAGAAGGGTCAACGCCATAGTCGCGCCAACCGCCTACGCCATCTGCTACACCTGATagacaaaaaatgaacaaaatgatcGTATATGTATGCTGAAACTTAGCAGAAATTATTTGAATCAATTAGTCAGTGAAACagagtataaatatatatgtgtgtgtgggggggggggtgtttgtaaATACATGTGACTAGCAATGAAACTGAAAGAATTTCAGATTCATGGTTCAATTATTAATCAAACCTGTTTGTGCAATCCCTTGATCCCCTGACACAGCTGACACAAAAATGTTCACAAGAACAAGACAAACTGGACGgtgcaagaaaaaaattgaataggAGATTAATCAAACTAGCTGGCTAAAGAGGTCACAAAGTCCCAGGATGATAGTGGACGCTTTGACTGGATGTCAGCTAAAGTGCATCACATCAAGCTCAAGAGCAAACAGTCCTTGAAGTAAGACGCAGCTCTGCACatccaaaaacaaagacatttgtgtGACTTGTGGGAAATGGGAATTTCTGGAGAGTCTAATAAGTATAACAAGGAGACAATGCTCACAATTATAATACTATACTCTAAGCTGTTCCTTCTATTTGGCTCTCCGTACTTCACACACAGGCCGAACATCAGAGCATCGCCACTGTTCACAGATATCGTTCCCATGCTCTGTGAGGAGGAGGCTCCGAAACAAAGTCAAGCATTTTCTCTTAAAGGTCTAAAAGTCCcatctcaaaaagaaaagtgaaaacacaatctGGGGAATCTCCAGAAATCTTTCTCTGAGCTGCAGAGCAAAGGGCCAGGGCTCCATTTAAAAGCCACCGTTCTTTACCAACGTGAACAAATCTGCATTGATCGACCACCACAGACTTCACCTGCACCACGTTGTTACTGTTCCAGTGAACACGTGACGCCCCGAGGAGCGTCGTCGTCCTTTGATGCGACAGGTCCAGCGACAACGTGCAGACACATTGCGAGAAGGACAAATAAATAGGTACTTGTTATTCCTGTCGATCATTTCGCAGTGTTTACCTTCACATCAGCTGCGCGGCGAGGACAAAGCGATGCGGGTACGAGCAACATGGCTGCCTCCACGCTCGACCATTCTGACCTTTGCGAGACATTGTCGTTTTCAGTCCGCGGGGCTGCGATCGGGTCTGTTCTCGGCCCCGACCGacggacaggggggggggggggggacatgcaGAACTCCCCGTTACGTGTGTTCAATGTGTCGCGTGGTCGCCGCGCGTGCTGCGGCTTGAGCCGATCTAGGTGAAAGGTCATTCGGCGTTCTCTGCCCCAAAGAAACCCAAAAGGCCCCGTAATGTCAAAGAGCATGCGTTAAATGGGCACGGTTGGAGATGTGATTCAAAGGTGACGTGCGCGTCTGGCCTGCTTTGACCCCTAAACGGCTGTAGAGGAGTGGGGGGAAGTTGAGCCTCTGTctggagcgggggggggggacgtgttTTCATCCGAGGGGTCGGCACACGTGCAGGCTAGCTCACTGAAGGTCACCCGATCACAGAGGGCGTGCGACACGCAACCGCAAGCCGGTTAAcagtggtgtggtgtggtgcggtgcggtgtggtgtggtgtggtgggCCGATGGGGGGCTCTTACCCAGAACATCCGCAGTCTTGTGCCGCGCCACGAAGCAGGCGTCGTCCCCGTAGCACATCCCTTTCTTCAGGATCCCCTTGCGAAAGTCTTTGCCGAAGCCATAGCTGGCGGTGATCAGGCTGTAGTCCCGACCGTCCGTCTGAGAGAGTCCGCCCAGGACAGCCCTGGCTACCAGTCTGCCATACGACAGTACGGATAACATCCCCGGCTAGAAGCGGCCCCGTCTCAATTTGAGCCCCGCACACACTGAACCCCCCACTGCCCCTGCCCCCCGGGCCGGCCGCCTGCCTTCTAGGCTACTTCTTCGTGTCAAGCCCCGGTAGTCTGTCTCTATCCGTCCATGCGACACAGACCAGCCCACTTccgtgaaaaacaaaaacaaacgcgGCCCCGCAGTCAGTCGCTCTAACGTCGCATGAAACGCCTCCGTCCGTCCCCGGCTGACTAGGTCTCCGGCGTGTCGTTCATGATAAACGCAGTAACTCCGCTGAGCTCGCTCCGTCCCGACATGATTCCACCCGGACTGGTGAGAGCGGCGAGTACATACGGGTGCTTTGCAGTTTACAAGCTTTACGTCACGGCCGATAGACATTATCCAATCACAGCGCGGCCCTCAGACAGACCAGGCCTGCTGATCCCAGACCCGCAGAGAGCCCGGGCCCGCTGTACTGCGCAGGCTTCGGATGTGCGCTTGTTTTATACACGGGGATGTGACGGACAGACCGAGCTGTCGTTGGCAACATTTAGCCCACATATATTGTGGTACACTAACCCCCGAGTGGGGCCCACAGCagtcatgtatttttaattaatgtaatgtaagtaAACTAATACCAAATCATACAACACATTTGAAGTCGTTTAAAACAGTTTACATATTACacctttatatattttatgattGCGTTTTATTGGTGTGTCGAAACAGCAAAGAGTGTCCCCAAGTCTACTTCCGGCCAGAGTGCCCGCTGTGCTACAAAACGAGCGCACCCCATCTAGTCAGACCCACCCCGAGCCCGATCCTATAACGGAGCAGCGGAAGGACGGAGGGCACAACAACGCAGCACCATCgcagcacacagacagaccatcAATTCACGGTAAGAAATAACCGTAAATTGAATTATATTTACTGGCTCAACAAGCAAGTCTTTGTTTGTTGGGCCAGATGAGAGAACAAGGCGGCACACATGGCGCTCATCACACCTACAATTTAACGATTATGTTTCACTAATCGAAGAGGCTGGATGATAATGATGTAACGCTTGTAATTCGTTGCTTTGAAGCTacaataacagtttttttaatcattcaatTCTAGTGGTTATGGCTGGCATGTGGATTTAAtcaatgtatttctttttgggATGAACCAAATGATGATATAATAATGGTGAGAGTGCCCCGTCTGCTTATCTGTGAAACTAAACTGAAGGATTGAATTAGACTGTTTAGTTTTATATGGACGacagaaaaaatacaatgtGGTATATAGTATTCCATTATAGCTCATGTTGGTCATTATATTATGAACGAGTAACGCCAGCCTATTTTGCATGTCATGCTTGTGGAACAACGCTGaagaaaatgtcatgaaaagcaatgtttgtttttataatgttgtatttttttcataatgattACCTTGGAACACTTTTATCTATAGGGCCATGATGGGGAGGTTGTGCGAGGCCGCTGTTTTGTCCCTTCTTATTGTGTTTCTCCTGAACACCGAATTTACATGGGCTAAAAGAggaagtagcagcagcagcagcaagaaaaCCTCATCTACCAGCAACAGGGGTGGGACACAATCCAAGCCTAGCTCTCAGCCACGACAGCCGCAGAATCCCAATCGCAACCCTAATCCTTACCCTGCCGGTGGAAGTTACCCTCATCCTGGAACAGGCAACACCAATCCAGGAGGATATCCCAGACAGAACCCTGCAAGTTATCCAGGAGCTGGTAGTAACCCCAACCAATATCCTGGCAGAGTCAATCCGGGAGGTTATCCAAACCAAAACCCTGCTGGCGGCTATCCTGCTGCCGGTGGATACCCAGCAGCTGGAGGGTATCCAGCAGCAGGTGGCTACCCAGCTGCAGGTGGTTATCCGAACCAGTATCCAGGAAGAAACAACCCAAATCAGTATCCAGCTGCAGGAGGCTACCCAGCAGGAGGTGGTTATCCAAACCAGAATCCAGGGAGGAATTATCCAAATCAGTATCCAGCTGCAGGAGGCTACCCAGCTGCAGGAGGCTACCCAGCTGCAGGAGGCTACCCAGTCAGAGGGGGTAATACAGGGCAGGGTTGGGGTGCTGGTGGAAATCCAGCGGGTTACCCTGGTGGTCATCCAGGGGGGGGTTACCCAGGGGGGGGGTACCCTGGTGGTTATCCTAACTGGAACCCAAACAATAAGATCCTCAGTCCCCGCTTTGGTGGAGGAAGCTATGGACAGGGTGGCTATGGGATGGGCGGCTCTCCATTCTCCCGTTCTGTGCAGGGCATGGGATACCAGCCAAAGTCAACCGGTTTCGCCAAAAAAGCCATGATGGCAGCAGGTGTTGGCGCCGTGGCTGGAATGGCCGTTGGATATGGACTAGGGCGCTTCCCTCGTCCACATTTCGGTTTCCGCAACCCTGAAGAGGAGTcctactacaacaactacatgTACCGCCGTTATGGTTCCCGCTCCACAGATGAAAAAGACTATGGCCGTGATTATGTCTACAAGCTTCCGCCACGGGCTCTGTCTTATGAGACCTTCATGGGTCAATGTATGAATAGGACTGGCGTTCTGAAAGATCAGGGTGGCAGCACCGCCACTCTTAAGAGTGGAGGTGATGAGGATAATGACACCGTCAGCATTGAGGAGATCGGATACCCTGCACTCATTGAGCAAATAAAGTCCCGGCGCTGTGTAGAGGAGTACATGGTTTATTCTGAGCGCTTTCTGGAGGAACGAAAAGCCGAGCAACAATTCCAGCCGAATAACAGCAGCCCTGTGAGCTATGGCTTGATTCAGCTTTTCACCTCCCTCTGCATGCTTCTGTCCAGCATGCTCCTTCTCCAGTGAGAACAATACGCCTTCCTTTCACCGTACCCCAAATGGGTTTCTACTTCCCCCAATATACTTGCACGTCTACTTTGTACTAATGTCCACATCATAAACTATAGCTGTATACTGTTGAAGCTCTTTGAGTCATATTTAGTCAACCATCTTGTATCGCTGCAGACTAACAAAAGGTACTAACAAGACATTTATGCGTATATGGTAACAGAGTAAGTACACTTTAAGAGGCAGCAGTccatttaaaatctttttttagatGACCAATTTTGTGTTATATGAAatgcacttatttttttctgccagttttaattcattttgcaCCTCTCTTATTTAGCACTGAGCACTCAAAGCATAGAAAACAGATTCAGGGTATTTAAGTTAATGATTTAGTGACAATTTATTATGACAATAAATGTATCTGCTACTGTGTAAAATAGGAATGTGACTAAGAGTTTTTTATATGTACAGATTATATAACCATCCCCTCATCAGTAATGGACAATTAAATAGACTAACATTTCAATTAtcattagatttaaaaaaaaaaaaagtacaagtCAGGGTCCGGCTATTAAATTTGAATGCATACAAATATCAGCATAATGGGCGGAACTGTTAGTGTGTTTCAGCACTTAAAGATAAATAATTGATCAATTTTATCATTGATCAATACTTAAATTTGAATTCTGCAGCAAGAACAATGTAAGAGACAAGTATggtttggcaaaaaaatgtgtaaaaatcaTTGAATTATACTGGGAGATGTTGGAGGTTATCTTTTCCTCACCACTAAGgattttcttattaaaaaattttaaaaaatcacaagtTAACACTTAAACAATAGTTTGAAATAAATCCAAACAATAAGACATCCTTAGTTTAATAACAAGTTCTACTTCCTCCTAGATTGCATCTAATAGTTTTTGAGAAAAGGAGTGTCTTTTCTGCCTGCTGTTAAGAACAGTTGGTGCATCTGTGGACAGTTCAGCCTGATGCTTTTGCTCTGTGCAGTGAGTTGATTGTGTTGTCGAAGAGAGGAGGTCCACAACAATTCACTAACTCTGCTGTATGTCCGTACTGTAAGCTTACCCATCGCACACGGTTTCTTCAAGTCCAGTCGGAAAATATTAACTGGGGAACTAGAGGCACTGGCACTGACGTCAAATTTCCTAGAAGCACTGGGAGCTACAGAGAGGTGTTGCTTCACCACTACATCGTACATGAATATTGGTGTCTTTGTTAGGAGCTTTCCTCCTTCTGCCAACCTTGgcttcatgttcatgtttccaGGCATACGCTTAAGTTTCCTGAGACGCTGAAACTTTATAGGCTTTCCAGGCCTGAGCtggtcagtgcatgtctgcATCTTCCTCTTATTGCCCCTCTGTCGCTCAGAGTCATAGGTTAGATGCTGGTGggtctgtacatttttttgtcaaaatccCCAAACCCTATCCTCTCTCTCCAGTATATAGCTTTGGAAATGTGCTCTCCTTTTTGACAGTTGTGTATAGtgatttacttgttttttgtgGTAGTTTATGTCTTTATGTTTGTGattcttttattattacagCTGGTTTTCGTTATCCTGCTATTTCAATTCTTCCTTTCCCGCTGTTACTGTTCATTTGAGTCTGCTGTTTGGACAGAGTGTATTCAACAAAAGTCTTGGAATGTTTACACAATATCTAGTGTGTACACACCTATATATACACCTATATGTAAAGCCAAAATAAAGAGTCAAGTGTGGTGCTGTCAAAAGTCTTGCAAAGCTAACTGTATATCTGGAAGTGACCATAAGGACCCTGTTATTTtgatgattataattatttttgttcttaCCGAGCAAAttcttcttcatatttcttCTATTCTTTAATCTCCcagttaattgtttttgttatctCCACGCGATGTCTCCATTTTACTTTTGTTCATTCTGGCTAAATGATTTTAGCCGATTTGAAAGAACCAATTTGTCATCGGGATCACGTCTGTGTGGTAGAATGTCTGTAAAGTGCACTTATTTCCCTGTAGGACTGGATCTTTTGTAACTGCATTGCAGAGCTCGCACCAGGAGTGTAGACgtctttgtgtattttctgGTTTTGACAACTTTAAACACACTCATCTAATTTTAAGACTGATATGATTTAAGATTGTCATGAATGTTtatgtgttcaataaaaaattaacaaaataatggTGTCTCCGcctaaataatatatttttacaaacaCTGTCACATACATGAATTTAGCAtctgtaaaataattaaatatatttgttattacATCAAAGTATAGAACACAATTTTTAGATACTTGCAGTTCTTTTCTCATCCGTCTTTAATACTTTAAATCCTGTCTAGTCTCTGGATCAGGaaacttttaatttgacatgttgagcaatgcttgatattttactcaTGTATTGAGcagtttgatatattttgtaGAATGatacaaaagtaaaaactaTAGTGGCaatgatttaattaattaaaaaataatagtttgaagtcatttttcaagtcaaaatgacaaacatttgacAGCTGGCTGCTTTTCCATGATTTAAGAGTAagtaaattgaatatttgggggttttgaacaaaaaaaataggttattcactttttttttaccaactgaGTAAATAATTAGAAGataaattgataatgaaaatcattCGTCGTAGCCCTATGATCAAAACATGCTGTCTTAAAGGCACTTCAATGTATTACTGTTTCCTTTAAAGTATTCAGACATGAGTTAATCTGTAAACATTCTGGAAGCATCTGGTAAAATAACCACCGCATGTGCATTTTTAAAGGCAGGATGTTTCCTCCCCTGAGGTTCCCTGAGAAGTCCCAGATGCATTATTAAATTACATAATCTTCCCAT from Scophthalmus maximus strain ysfricsl-2021 chromosome 20, ASM2237912v1, whole genome shotgun sequence encodes:
- the LOC118284613 gene encoding protein phosphatase PTC7 homolog: MLSVLSYGRLVARAVLGGLSQTDGRDYSLITASYGFGKDFRKGILKKGMCYGDDACFVARHKTADVLGVADGVGGWRDYGVDPSQFSATLMRTCERLVKEGRFTPTYPVGILTSGYYELLQNKVPLLGSSTACIVVLDRRSHRLHTCNLGDSGFLVVRGGEVVHRSDEQQHYFNTPFQLSIAPPGSEGVVLSDSPEAADSSSFDVQLGDIILTASDGLFDNMPDYMILQELKKLKTTNYDSILQTAQSIAKQAHDLAYDPNYMSPFAQFACDNGLNVRGGKPDDITVLLSIVAEYTD
- the prnpb gene encoding prion protein b, giving the protein MMGRLCEAAVLSLLIVFLLNTEFTWAKRGSSSSSSKKTSSTSNRGGTQSKPSSQPRQPQNPNRNPNPYPAGGSYPHPGTGNTNPGGYPRQNPASYPGAGSNPNQYPGRVNPGGYPNQNPAGGYPAAGGYPAAGGYPAAGGYPAAGGYPNQYPGRNNPNQYPAAGGYPAGGGYPNQNPGRNYPNQYPAAGGYPAAGGYPAAGGYPVRGGNTGQGWGAGGNPAGYPGGHPGGGYPGGGYPGGYPNWNPNNKILSPRFGGGSYGQGGYGMGGSPFSRSVQGMGYQPKSTGFAKKAMMAAGVGAVAGMAVGYGLGRFPRPHFGFRNPEEESYYNNYMYRRYGSRSTDEKDYGRDYVYKLPPRALSYETFMGQCMNRTGVLKDQGGSTATLKSGGDEDNDTVSIEEIGYPALIEQIKSRRCVEEYMVYSERFLEERKAEQQFQPNNSSPVSYGLIQLFTSLCMLLSSMLLLQ